The Chiroxiphia lanceolata isolate bChiLan1 chromosome 4, bChiLan1.pri, whole genome shotgun sequence genome includes the window cacaaaaaaactacagaaccacattaaaaaaaaaaacctaaacaaaacaagacagcTATAAtacaaaaaacaacccccaaaataaaataaaattaaaaaaaaaaaaaacaccaaaacaaaaacacagcaaaaccccACAGTAACTTCTGTGCTGGTGACATTTGCTCTGGGGAGGGGGCATTTGCTCACTGGGCAGCCCCACTGtgttatatttgaaaaatctcaCATATAAATCAAATTCTTGTCCCTTCTGCATGCCTGTGGTCTGCAGACAGCACTCAAGTgctcaggatgctgctgcactgaTTGTGGCAGCCAggatttcagaaagaaaggaataaaactgaTCTAAAGATGTAACCAAGGGTTACTTTTGCTCTCTGATACCTAACACAAACAAAACTGCTAGAAGAGTTTAACACTAAGAAGTGTACAGTGGTTTACTTGTTCCACATATGGGATGGAGAATTCCAAACAAGGGAAGTTCTAGGATGTGAGCTGCCCAGTTCATACCAGTGAGTGTTTTTATACCAGTGCCTCAGAGCTCACAAGAGGCCTCCAGGATTGTTCAGCTCATCAATCCAGGATCAGGGCCTGTATCTGAGCACACTGATCCTGCCTCCTAACAGGAATCCAGCCCTTCCACAGCCACCAGTGTCACAGAGCCAGGGAACTGGGGATGTGCTCTGGAATGGGCCCACACACAGGGAATTGCCCAGCCTGGCAAGGACACAGCCCTGGACCCCCAGAGAACAGTGTGGGCTGTACCCAGACATTCCCACTATCCTCCTTTTCCATACATCCTGTCAGTTATGCCACCCTTCACAAATACCCAATTCTCACTTGCTCACCAAATGCCTTTCACTTCTGCCACCCCTCCCACCCTCTTaaacttcctccttccctctgggaAAGGGGGGCACAAGGTGCAAACCACATTCCTCTCCCCCTGGGAGACAAGGATCCAAGGGGAAAGCTTGCAGGCACTCCACTCCTTGGCTTTGGGAATGGGAGACTCCAATCAGTCTGGAGTTGAAGGCTGCAGACTGATGGATTGCTTTAGGTCTGAATAAACTGGCACTGCCCTAAAAAGCAGTTCTGGCAGGAAGGTCTTCCATCAGTAAATCACCGAGGTGGTTTTATCAGGCAGTAAAGCCACAGACAAAAGGGAAGATGGATTTggaaggggcagcagaggggtgACAATGAAGGACCAGACCCGGGGGAAAGCCTGACACTGAACACCTTTTTCACCCCAGAGGACAGCCAGCCCTTAGTCAAGTTCTGGGGAACCTTGGGAATATCTCTTTTGGACATATAGTTTATTATAAGAACTATGCCAGAGAAGTAAAATCCCTACTTAAATCTGGTCTAATCAGTTTTGGGGGTGAGCATTATTACAGAAATCTGCTCAAGTTATCTTTAACCCTTATCCCAGGCAAAGAAGAGTATGCCTATACTTCTTAGAAATTgctcttttccatgttttctaaCTGCCTAAAGTTCCACTCAGAAGCTGTGTGCAGCCAGTGCATGGACTGCATCCCATCATTTCAACAATAactgaaagaaaggataagaTGATCTGTTAATTCCAAGCATAAAGCAGCTAAATGGCAAACACCCATCCTCAAAGTCTGGTAAGgtatttcaaaaatttttagCAGAATAGATCTTTACAAGAGAGATACATTAATGGCATATTTTGCTGTAGGTATTTTATTATGAATAAAtacttctttcttccttttgttgtGAGCTCCAAAAGAAGTCACCTTGTAAGCACTAAGGAAGAATTTTCTAATATTAAACACTTTTTACTATCAGTCGATATTTTGGGAATACAGCCTGTccaaaagcaaggaaagggtTAAGAGTCGCTGACTGCAGCCAGGCATTCTTGTCTTGATGTTTTGCTTCACAGCGTTAGCATTTAAATAGAATTCCCCGGGCTTTGAAGTTCACACCTCCCGGTGCGGGCAAGGTGATGGGCAGGGGGGAGGAGCAGGAATTTGCATCCTGTGCTGCCTTTGTTAGGCAGGACCGAGACAGTTGGTATTTGCAGGCCAAGATGAGGTGCATTACTGCCCAATTGACACAGGTTTGATCAACAAATACCAGCCTGCTAAAGATGAAGAGCAGAAACTTGAGAGCAAGTCTAAATTAAAGTCTAAGGTGCCACTTCggtttaaaaaagtaaaagcacattaaaaaaaaaaaacaactggcaGCATTCAGTAAAATGCTCTGAAGTTGTAGAGCTTTCACATTCCATTTCTAGTCATATTAAGAAAAATGGCTCAAGTCAATGCCATCTTTAggcttttaagaaaattaatcagACCTCTGGGCAAGTTCTTTATGCACACCTTTGTTTAAAAGAACTCTGCTCATTACTCTATGGGATCTCTGAATGAACATTCAGACAAACGGGGTAAGACCTGTCCAACATGCCTCTGACCTGTACAACCCCTATTCCTTTAGgtcaattaaatatttattttcaattacatATGTAATTGCTCCCCCCCTAGCGTCCAGGAAACAGAGTCTCCAAAGTCACCAGCAAATAATTAAGGTCAGATGATTGTGAAGTTttgcaagcagcagcagaaaaattcagGTTAAAGCCAACCCCGAAACCTTATCTGCAGTGTGTGTGAAGTGAAGCAAACCTGGCAATAAAAAAGGTCTGTGAAATACTCTTTGGCTCCTCTCTGTCAGTGGAGGATCTGACTGGCTTAATCAAGGAACCCTTCATGCCTGGAAGGATCTCCTGTGGCAGGAGTggaggctgcagccagcaggtTCATTGCAACACTGCCTCAACTCTGCAGCCTGACAGGCACCCCAAGGTCaaggctggaagggaagggaactTCCCAGTTTGGATCTGGAAGCTGTACAGCTCTGGATGCTTGCCAGCATTCACCACAGCTCAGAACTGCACAAATCAAACTGTGGAAATCATGAGGAAAATGAGATTCAGTCTCAAGAAAACCATTAGAGTATTATCAGTACAGTACTAGACTTGATTTCACTGCAGCACATCGAGACTGCTGAACTTTTTCATGAGGGTCTGCAAAGAAATCCAGCTTAAAATTAACTTCAGACCTTTAAATACACACTTAACTTTCTCTGATTGTCCCCATAAAGACAAGCCTTGCACTTGCCAACTGGACTGGGACAGACCACACATTCTCTCCTTTGTAGCTGTAAAACTCTGCTGCAAAATGATTTCAGTGAATTAAATATACAAAGTATCAGAAATTATGGATCTGTGCAGAAACAGAGTCACGTTTTTAACCGTGGCTGTGCAGCAAAGAGATTTGATTTGCACATTACCTTCTCAGTCCCCCTCTCTTCTCTCGAGGCTGGTTAAGTTTAGCTTGTCTGTCCACTAAAATCTTCTGCCAGTAACGTTGTTCATTGTCaccttgaaataaaataacattgaGGTACATGAATAAAAGTAGGACACAATAGATGCACTGTTTTCAGCTTTCACACGTGAAAATACCTGTTAGGGAAACCCAGCAAGTACTTCCCCAGTAATCTTAAAGTTTCCTGCCCACAGAAGTCCTACAGAATTCCTCTCTACATGTCATGAGCAAAAGGAGGTGAGTTTTAGCTGAAGTTTCACCACAGCACACGGAGGCCCTTTGATTTACTCATGTACTCAAACCTCTGActcattttaaaacaactaccaaacagaaaaaaagtgtaattacTGTAAGAACAACTGAGAGTGTTTTGTTCCATCAAACCATTGCCTGGGGACTCTATGAGCTGTCAGGAATATTTGAACATGGGCAGCACTACAAGGGCAAATAATTGTGCAGCTTTTCCCAGCAACTGCTTTGCAGTTAAGTTGAAGTTTTCCACTGTTCCCTCTGGTTTGGGATGTAACCACCACAATGGGAACTCTGTGATAGGTTGCATGGTCTCATGGTCCAGCTACAGGGAAGTCTCCCAAATATATTCCTGCAAAAGTGAAGCATCTATGATCATGTTCACATGATATTCACCTGAATATTTTTAGTAGTGAAgtcttaaaaagtaaaatattactgGGAAAGATTTagtccctgcagcagggagcatTAAAGATTCCTTCCTTATTCTTATTCTCTCACCTTAGGCCAGGGAGGAAAACTAAAATCCTTACTGGGAGTCCCTTGTGCTTTCCTGGGAAGCTTTCCATTCTTATTTCAATGAGcaagttaggaaaaaaaaataaaacttaataCTATGAATAGAATGCTCCTACAGTGTAGTACTTACTCCTAATCTCCTACTACACTTTTATGTAAAGACTACAAACCAGAGACAAACAATGAGAGACAAACTGAGAACACTCAGCTGTAAAAGCCAAAATTTAAAGGTTGTTTCTGGATCTCTGGAGCACAGAACACACTGGAGACAAATCTATCCCCAGATGACATGAGCAGCATTCACTGAGTCTTAAACTTGAATTAACTTTGATATTATCATGAAGGCTGATGCTTCTATTACAGCTTTGCATTCTGCAATCTGAATTGACTTCATGGGCAGTTTATATCCCTGCACTCATGAAACTGGACTTCAAGTGAGGATCTGTGTAGGAGTGGAGTAAAATCTCAAATACACAGATGAGGGAatctcatctgctttttttgcaCATTTAGAATTTATAGTGCATGTCTagaatttaaaaactgtattgTGAGAGATTTGCTCTTCTTTCTACCTCTCAATTCCATAGAGAGACTTTTCTACACTTGGAAAACTAATCCAATCCAATCCAAGAAAGaagtaatttcagaaagaagTAATACACATAAAAATGAAGTTCCAAAGTAGAACCAGTGGAAATTTTTGTGTAAATACTATTAACAAAAAGGTTTATTCTGGCCTAAGTTATCCAACTTCCTGAAAAATCAAGATCAATTAGTAGGTAAGTGCTAAACCCACTCTAAGTGTATCATGCTGTTGGACCCTTGTCCTGTTATTTCACATATCAGTTCAGTACTTAGtctctttaaaattcttttgcatCATCAGAATGTTCTACTCATAAAGCTGACACGTGAATTAAGTGCCTTTCCACTGAAAGTGAAGCAAATcagtcaaaaaaccccaaagagaaTTAACAGCaagcaaagtttatttttctctgaacgGTGGCATAAAACCCCTTAGAGTTTCACTCATTTCACTAGTTGTAAAAttaccccccaaaaaccaaGCAGCCTCTTCCCCCAAACCAAGATACATAAACACATCCTAAAGCCACCAGGTGAACGGTCCTTCCCACAGTAATTATTCCACGGTCTTCTCCtgcacattaaaaaagaaaaaaaaaacaacaaaaaaaccccaacaacgTCTTACCAGTGAGAACTTCGAATTTGCAGTTGTTTTTGATCTGGATCTCTTTGTGGGATTTCAGGACAGTCTGGGCATCCTCGGGAGTCTTGAAGCGGACGTGACATTCCGTGTCTCCCTCCAGCATGTCAACATAAGCCAcctcagccagcactgccagagcatCCTGCAAAGCATGAGGGAGAACACACACCATAAATCAGCCCTCAGAAGGAGAATACAATAAAAAGAGTGACTTTTGACCATTCCATTTGGAGGtcattaacattttcaaaaagtgGGAGGCAGTAGCTGAACTCTGTCATTTAATCCATCAGTCTCCTGTCAAATAGTTTGGAGTTCATATGTTTTCCTAAGGAGGTTATACCTGAATTCTGATTTGTGAGCCTACAACATCTACCCAGCTCTTCCTGCCATCCAGCAACTTAAAGcagtaatttctgaaaaagttGGTATCATTTTACTAAAAGGACAATCAGtaattatcctttttttccaacactgtatctgactttttttaaagaagttaaaTTACTGGCATACTATAACAATATCGACCCCACAGAAAATATAACACTTTATTCAACgcattaaatatataaaaccaaacccatTTATGGCAGATCATCTGAGAAATGAGTAGTAAAGCAACTCTGTCTTTATGAAGTGACCTCTGCCTGATAGTTTTCACTGACAGCTAAAGGAAGAAGAGTCACAAATGTTCTTGCAGATGAAGTACTTGACTTGTAATTCCTGCTGTTAGGGAAATTAAGCACCACCACACTCATTCCTGCTCAATTTGgttcccagcaggcagctccaCTAAGATGCTTCCATTCAGGAACCACACACTGCTTTTTAACCCTCCACTACCAAGGGCAggcttaaaacaaaacaaaggttAAGTGATAAGGTTGTTATTTGAGAGCCAccaaaagctgctttccagcctcatCCCGGTATCCCAATGTCATGACTGCATGGAAAACTACAAGGAACCAAAGAGTTCACTGGAGCTGGCAAACGTGAGCAGCTCTGAGAAGCACCTTAAGAGCAAAACAGGGAAGAAGTATAAAATTAAAACACGGAAATAGTATTTGGGGCAGTTTTATGCAGCTGATGGGCCAGTAACACAGCAAAGCCAGGCTTGGTGGCAGTTCTTCCTTCAACAGTTATGTAACCAGTAtggccaggaaaaaaaaaaaatcccaagaaagAGTTAGTTTTGTGCTGTTTTAATAGTAAATTTTCTCCTGCCCACACCACTTTAGGGTGTGACACAAACTTTAAGCAGTGAAGTATATTCTGGCAGTCCAGGGGGCCCTCAAGGTTACAGGGACAACTGCACATTCCCTCAGTGTCTCCAGCACTCAGACAACTGCCTGCAAATCCACCAGATAAGGCTGATTAGGTTGGAAACCCCACCATCACTGGGTTTCTCAGGGTGAGAGAGTCTCTCCTCTTGCTTAGGTTTATGCACACAAACCTCACACACTTGCCAGTGACTCGAAATGGTCTCCTCAGTTATAAATCGTTTGAGAAATCACCTCAAAACTGCCCTTTTGAACCATGGGAACCACTGACCTAAGTGCTCTGGATATCGAGTTGTTCAAATTCTTTCCAGTTGTTATTCATCCAAAAGTGCAATTTGTGAAAGAAAGTGTCCTGTGTCAGACATGAAAACTTCAGCGTCTGGAAAAACGCTGTTATTTCCTTCGGAAAACTtgtaatatttccttttcaagaGGATGCAGCTTAAAATTGGTGTTTTCCTTATAAGGAAACTGCTTAGCACATGTAACTTTTGTATCGTGACATCACACCAAATGGAAGGTATCCTAGACACttttcaagaggaaaacagcacttggcagagggaaaaaaaaaaagtgactgcTTTGACAGGCTCTACTGAAATGGGATTTGTCACTGTAAAGTtattgggaaaagaaaaagaattgtgggattgggttttttttttttgagagagagcattttcctgcttcttAATTCCTGCTAATGGAATTAAAAAGttatatacttttatattaattgaagaaatatttttataggtTCCTTGTCAGGATAATTGGCACAGTGATTGATGCAGAGTTCTGTATTTGTGTCCATCTCTTGTTAAACTGGGAAGCACTAGAGAGCTCCTTATTTTTGAccatattttcattataaactTGACATTGCTCGAAGCACACCCAAGGCTTGTTTTTACTTGGAAACATCCTCTTGAGCCTATTTATCCCTCGTAAAATCTGTCGTTCACAGGTAGTAGACAAGAATCTGTATGCAGCTACTGgccaaaagataaaaaaaaaaaccttcagccAGCCTGGGTTAAGTGGTATTCCATATTCAAACatttggggggcacagggagaggaaggacCAACAGCTTCCCTGAGGTTACAAAGGCATTACCTTGATGTGCTTCCTGCCCGGCAGGGGCTCGGTGCTAATGATCTTCACAATTACTCCGCTGACGAACTGAGGCCCCATTGTGTTGGCCTTGGCGGGAGGGGCACAATCTTCACCGGTGGCTGCTCGAGTTAaaaacagggaggggaaaaaaacccaaaaaaacaccaaaagaaagttttaaagtCTGCTAAACTGAGGAACTAAAGTTATGCAAGCGCAGAAGTAACACAAGGTAAACGAGCATCAAATATTGTTAGTGCAGATGAGCTGTGGTTTTTTAAACCAAGGTCAGGACTGTCCACAGGTTAAAGTCaatgtaagtaaaaaaaaaaaaaagaccacttCAGGAAAAGAATCTTACAAAGGGTTTTTACAATCCATAGTGTCCttataagaatattttatattctattgATTATAGTTGAACCTTCAGTTTTAGAGCAATCAAAAATACACAGACAGGCACTGGAACACAAGTGCTGAAGTTtgtgaattttctttgcttcttttcacaACAACAGAACATCTCTATATCCCACAACGGTAGAAGTTTTAATATGAGGACATAATTACAAAGCTCCTTTTAATCATAAAGCAATAAAGCCCAATTGCaagatggcttttttttaaaatgaaattgttttgtCAATCACTGCAGGTACAGTCAAGCCAAAGCAAATCAGGCCCGAGCTGTAGCCTCAAAACAGCTGATTCCTGATTTACCTCTgaggcttttaaaattacatttaccTAAAAATATCCTTAAACTTAAGAAGGGCTACtggaatatgctgaattggCTTGTTTGGTCTTTATTTATAAAGCACCTCAGTCCCGAATGTATCTAAATACAGGGGGGACGTTGCTTTTAATATTTGGCACTCAGAGAAAGCACCAGCATCTCCAAAAACTAAAAACCACGTGGCAGCATTTCTGCAAGATAAAATCTTAGATCCCTTGTGTTGGTGTAGTAGAAACgtgaaaaacaagacaaaacccAGGGTTACTTTTGTGATTTTGCGGTTTCTGGGCGCAGGATTCCGTTTCCATCTCCCCCGCGTCGGGTTTGATTTGAGACATGGTTTTCTTTAACGAGGCCATACTGGCTTTCTGCAGGGCCAAATATTCTTGCTTCAGTCCCATCCACTCGGTCCTGTAAGAGGCGACACAGGCACagcacaacaaacaaaaaccgCGTTTAGAAACTTAATGATGACTTAAGAGTTTACAAACAGCTTAAGGCCGACTCGGTGAACAGCTGAAACCATTAGAGACCTTCCTGCTCTTCGGTCAAATTAAACCTTGTCCACATCcaaattttttattgttttgctttcGATTTCATAAGCCAAGAGAGTTCCAACAGGCCCAACCTATCATTCCAACGGAGGGACTCCCAAATTGGTTTTAAGTGTTCGGACAGCGTGCAGAACAGCTCGGTAAACTTGTGTCTTTCACTGGAACtacacagagcacaggcactAAACTCAGAGTTAATTCAGAGACAGTAAAGTCTGAATTCACCGAATTAGTTCACTGAACCCGCTCCTGTGTCACTATATTAAGAATcactcatttattttctggaaaaatcaTTGATGGAAAATCAACAGCCGGTTAAACCCACCAAACCCCCCGAGATAAGGACATTCCTTACCATTCAAATGCATTTCGGTGAAAAACTACCACCACCCCCCCCATGGCAccaatttatatatttacatacatttaACATGGAGATGTTTCTGCAAACAGGGCAGGAGCTTTGCTCCCCAGCAACACAATGCCCGCGGTGCCACTGTGAGAACGACTCATTGTTACCCTAATCTGTGCTATCAAACGGGCTGATAGAGGATTTTAAAGAGGAGGATCTTGTGGTAATGGTTTTAAGCTGTTAACGGTGACAACTGtatacttcaaaaaaaaaaaaaaaggcatccaGAGTCACCCAGGATCATACATTCTCAGCAGAGCAAAGGCATTGAAATAACAAAAGGCCCCGTAATGATTCTTGGAGATAAAAAGGCAACACCAGGCCTCGGTAGGGTTGGTATAAATACAAGCTGCCGAGGGTGAGCTCAGGGAAGAAGAGCCCAAGGGGACTCCATTAGGTAAGTATTTGCAATGCCTCTGTTTTTCATTCAAACTTATTTTATCGCTCCCTTTTgctacagtaaaataaaatttttaactCCAATTCTCTGTTTGTCGCAGTTTGCTCGGAATTTTGATGGAAGAGGACAAGCACCGTCAATAATtgccttgtgtgtgtgtgtgtggaccCCTTTTACTTTAACATGGAGGTGCTTTCTGTGATATAGAAAAAGTAAGTGCTTCCATGTTTTAGTAGAGGTGAATCCTGATCGCAATCCTGAAACATCTCCTGggattttcctttggttttctttttggggGGGGCTGCACTTCAAAGATTTAAATTCGGgaaaaagaagatggaaaactTCTGGCGGGAGCAGATCTTCCTCAAGACCAAACATTAAAAAGTGGCTaaagttcattttaaattttaaaggaCTTCCTTTGCTTTAACATGGAGGTACCTGCTGCCTAAAAAAGTAAGTGCTTCCATGTTTCAGTGGCGGTGGATCCTAATATTCCAAGGATTCTCAAATAAaacatatgtatgtattttattgCATGGTCAAAACTTAGTATATACcttggggtggggtttttttttagttatcaTTTAGTTTCTCCACCAAAGGACCCCCACAACTTTAATGTGGATGtacttttgctttcttcttttaatagTAAGTGCTTCCATGTTATAGTGGTGGTGAATCCTTACCTTCCCTCAACACTTCCCTCTTAAGAAACTGATCAAAATACCAGCAAAAGTGTTTATACATAAACACAATTTTCACCACGGTACAGCCCAAGATGGCAAGGATCCCCTCGACTTTAACATGGGAGGTACTTGCTGGATGATTAAAAAGTAAGTGCTTCCATGTTTTTGTGGTGACTCCTAAAAGCCCATCAGATTTGGATTAATTCGTGCTTTGCAGAGCTATGGGAATTTCAATCTACAGGCTAATACTGTTGCTAATGTGTAACTCTGTTGTAAACAACTGGAATTGCACTGTAGCAATGGTGTTGGACTGTCAGACATGCTTAAAGAGTCATAATTAAGAAGTAATATATGTGTGAATACTTATTATCTATTAAAGTAAGGTATTATCTACAAAGTAAGTGTATTGAACTTTTTTGTCAATAAAGGATGCAAAAGATGAATTTGGGAAAAATCCTGCAGGAAAATAAACctcaacattttaaatatttaaatcattaaaatatgtggtaccaaaaaaagcaacaagGTTCACAAAACCCCCGAGGTAAAATTAGTAGTAACTCCTCGAGCCAGtgtaaaaataatacataaaatcCAACAACCAAAGGTGATTATTCAACAAACTGAGGTGAGAGAAAGTGGGAAAACTCAGGGGTTTTGTTTGCCTTATTAAACTCACCCTAGAACCTCTACCCAGTTATGTCACCTACTTGGACAGTACTCTGAGGGGGATGACTTCTTCCTCCATTTTGTGcctttccttgtgtttcttcttgtgtttccttttaGCTTTGGAAAGGGATGTGTCTTTTTTATCTTTGTCGTCTTCTGCAGAAACTTCTACATAAAAAAATTCgaaattagaaaaaatgtttatttgtaaCACCGcaacagttaaaaatatgttctaaTAAAATCACTGAATAATACTGGTTTTTTCTATTGACTGTTTCCAGTGCAGTTCATCAGTTACCTGAGTTTTATAGTCTTGTCACACCACTACACGTGATTTCAATGCAGCTTTCCTTATCTCACAGACCCAACTGGGATCAtcagcattttccttttgtattttaatgtatttatctAGAGTCCTATGCTGTCTCCATTTGCCAAGGCTGTCTGTTAAACCCATCCTTTAACTTACTTTTAACTCCAGCTTTATTGATATGAACTTCTTTGAACTATTTTTACTTCTGATTAGATTTACCTGCTTTGGTGTTGCAAGTTCTTCCCTATTCTCCATGCAGCTCCTCTCCTTGGAATGACTCCTCACCAGGTTTAAATTTAACTGCAGGGAATACCACACACTCCTAAAATGACCTAATATATCCACTTATCTATGAACAATGACAATAATAGATCAGAGCCAACAACCTTTACCATTGGAATCCTTTGGAGcttctgttgtttcttcttttactgGTTCAGCTTCATccttttcagcagttttcttgACCTTTGGAGCCGATGCCTCCCCATCTCCTGAGCtggttctttttctcttcccaggcCTGCTTTCACAAGCTACCTCTGAATTTTCTGGTTTGtcccatttccttttctccctcctggaGGGCTGCCTTGGAGTCTCAGTTCCCTCCATTTCAGAGCACTCAGATGGAGTCCTGTGTCTTTTTGGTTTGGGTGTTGGCTCCGTTGTAGTGTTGGTGTTTGATTCCTttggctctgcagctgcctgtgcactgctctctttcttcattttggatttcttttttttcttctttttcttctcctctgcgTTAAAAATACCATATTTATACCTGCCCATGATGACACTAGATTAGATTAACTTAAGTTAAAACAATCCTGACACCAAGTGTCCTGATAAACTGGGTTGTTAAGTGAGATGCCTCTCTGGCATCTCTGGGAGAGGTGCAACACATTATTCCTCAGTTTTTCCTGGGCAttttaagaagaggaaaaaaaaagcaggtgtAAAGAAAGCATGGTTTGACAACAATGCAATTTTCCCCCCAGTAACAGTAGGTATATTAACATGATTTATCATGAAGCTTATGAAAAAGATGGGCAGTGTCTGAAGCCTGGGAAATTGTGTGTTACACCACCcgaaagcaggaaaaatgtttcagtgatgAGGTTGCAACATCATCCCCTAAAGCTGCTTTATAAGTTACAGTAGATTGTATTTATTGGAACCATGCCCAGATGGCAATTCAGGATTCTTTTCTCAGCAAtatccccttttttcccccccccagtaATCAGGAATCATGCAAAGAGGTAATGCAGAGATGCTGTAAGAAGTTCATTCCTCTACAGAGTGCTCCTGCTCAAAGAGCACCAGTTCCaccttctctgcagcagctgaggcacAAAACTGATCCAAATAACTTTAAACACTTACCTACTACAGTGCTGTCACTTGTGTTCAGTGTAGGAACAGGCTTATTCTTCACTGTTTTGGGGAAAATCCCAGGTTTCCGTGGCGCTTCTTCTGGTGGATTAttcaaaaacttaaaaaaaaggaaaatgagaacaaaCCATTGCTAAAAATTATGGTTTTTAAAGACTCTCCATCCAAGTTACAGCCAGCAGTCCTAATCATATTCCAGTACAGAAATACTTTCAAAccacactgaaatacagaaagttAGGCATGACTGTGCTTGTCTGATAAAATTTAATAGCCATTGTACTGTTACAGTAAGAGATTTCAGTAAGAGATGCAAAGTGTGGCCAACCaaactattgaaaaaaaatacctattATGCTTCTGTTAAGTCCCAGGTTTATTaacagagttaatttttaaagacttgtGGAACTGATTGGAAGTCTGGGAGCAGGAGACAGGAACATAACTCCTGGTAAGTGAAGTTGATAAATCATGGTACTTTAGGAATTTCTCCAAGATTCAGCAGGTGAACTCATCAAAGACCAAACTATTCACGTCACAGTGACAGTAAGAACAACGTTGACAGGGCAGAGGCACCAGCACTCACCTCAATAGCTTTCTCTGCTTGCTCTTTAGTTTCAAATTCCACAAAAGCAAAGCCCTTTGGGTCCCCAGTGGTTTTGTACCGGGGGATGCTGACATAAACCACGTTACCACACTTGCCGAACACCCTCTCGATCCAACTGTGATTGACATTTTTGGGAAGCagctcctaaaaaaaaaaaaaaaaaaaaaaaaaaggacaaaaagatCAAAGTGAAGTGATCTGAGAACAAATTCATGCCCCTATAACAAATGCAT containing:
- the LARP7 gene encoding LOW QUALITY PROTEIN: la-related protein 7 (The sequence of the model RefSeq protein was modified relative to this genomic sequence to represent the inferred CDS: inserted 3 bases in 3 codons; deleted 1 base in 1 codon), encoding MTGMETETARDKAMEEESTEQKKEREKKKRSRVKQVLADIAKQVDFWFGDVNLHKDRFLREQIEKSRDGYVDISXLVSFNRMKKLTTDGKLIARAVKSSSVVELDLEGTRIRRRQPLGERPKEXDSRTVYVELLPKNVNHSWIERVFGKCGNVVYVSIPRYKTTGDPKGFAFVEFETKEQAEKAIEFLNNPPEEAPRKPGIFPKTVKNKPVPTLNTSDSTVVEEKKKKKKKKSKMKKESSAQAAAEPKESNTNTTTEPTPKPKRHRTPSECSEMEGTETPRQPSRREKRKWDKPENSEVACESRPGKRKRTSSGDGEASAPKVKKTAEKDEAEPVKEETTEAPKDSNGKEVSAEDDKDKKDTSLSKAKRKHKKKHKERHKMEEEVIPLRVLSKTEWMGLKQEYLALQKASMASLKKTMSQIKPDAGEMETESCAQKPQNHKTATGEDCAPPAKANTMGPQFVSGVIVKIISTEPLPGRKHIKDALAVLAEVAYVDMLEGDTECHVRFKTPEDAQTVLKSHKEIQIKNNCKFEVLTGDNEQRYWQKILVDRQAKLNQPREKXRGTEKLIAKAERMRLEKTQQTSKHIRFTDNN